From a single Apium graveolens cultivar Ventura chromosome 2, ASM990537v1, whole genome shotgun sequence genomic region:
- the LOC141708979 gene encoding laccase-11-like — protein MALCFRWSRALLFLFISCTATSLLADAALKTYQFDVQVKNVSRLCHAKPIVTVNGMFPGPTVYAREGDQILINVTNHAQYNLSIHWHGLKQFCNGWADGPAYITQCPIQTGNSYIYNMTVTGQRGTLWWHAHILWLRATVYGAIVIMPKEGTPFPFPQPYREANIVLGEWWNGDVETLVKQGNKLGLPPQMSDAHTINGKPGPLFPCSEKHTFAMEVESGKTYLLRIVNAALNDELFFAIAGHILTVVEIDAVYTKPFTTNAILIAPGQTTNVLVTADQSPGRYFMAARPFMDAPVPVDNKTATGILQYKGIPNTVLPTLPQLPAPNNTNFALSYSSKLKSLNTPQFPANVPLKVDRHLFYTVGLGQNACPNCLNGTQLTASLNNITFVMPKTGLLQAHYFNIPGVFRTDFPDRPLAPFNYTGAPLTANLGTTLGTRLSKLKFNSTVELVLQDTNLLTVESHPFHLHGFNFFVMGSGVGNFNPKKDPAKYNLVDPPERNTVGVPTGGWTAIRFRADNPGVWFMHCHLELHTMWGLKMAFVVENGKSAEESILPPPKDLPPC, from the exons ATGGCACTTTGCTTTAGATGGTCTAGAGCACTGCTCTTTCTGTTCATTAGCTGCACTGCAACTTCACTGTTGGCTGATGCAGCATTGAAGACATATCAGTTTGAT GTCCAAGTGAAGAATGTTAGCAGACTGTGCCATGCAAAACCGATTGTTACAGTAAATGGGATGTTTCCAGGGCCTACTGTATATGCTCGAGAAGGAGATCAGATTCTTATTAATGTCACTAATCATGCACAATACAATTTGTCCATCCATTG GCATGGTCTTAAACAATTCTGCAATGGATGGGCTGATGGACCAGCATATATAACACAATGTCCGATCCAAACAGGGAACAGCTACATTTACAATATGACGGTTACAGGCCAAAGGGGAACCCTGTGGTGGCATGCACATATTTTGTGGCTAAGAGCAACTGTTTATGGTGCCATTGTTATTATGCCTAAGGAAGGAACTCCATTCCCTTTCCCTCAGCCTTATCGCGAAGCTAACATAGTCTTGG GAGAATGGTGGAATGGAGATGTAGAAACACTTGTTAAGCAAGGCAATAAGTTGGGATTGCCACCACAAATGTCAGATGCTCATACCATCAATGGGAAGCCAGGACCTCTTTTCCCTTGCTCTGAGAAAC ATACTTTTGCAATGGAAGTTGAGTCAGGGAAAACATACCTCTTGAGGATCGTTAACGCTGCACTCAATGATGAACTCTTTTTTGCTATTGCTGGTCACATCTTGACAGTAGTAGAGATTGATGCAGTTTACACAAAACCCTTCACCACCAATGCCATTCTTATTGCACCTGGCCAAACCACAAATGTATTGGTAACAGCTGACCAATCTCCAGGCCGGTACTTCATGGCAGCAAGGCCTTTCATGGATGCACCAGTACCAGTAGACAATAAAACCGCCACAGGGATCTTACAATATAAAGGCATTCCGAATACTGTACTTCCTACCTTGCCTCAACTTCCAGCTCCAAACAACACTAACTTTGCATTAAGTTATAGCAGTAAACTCAAAAGCCTAAACACTCCACAATTTCCAGCTAATGTTCCTCTTAAAGTTGATCGACACCTGTTTTATACCGTTGGTCTTGGGCAAAACGCGTGTCCCAACTGCCTAAATGGAACACAATTAACAGCATCACTGAATAACATAACCTTTGTAATGCCAAAGACTGGACTCTTGCAAGCTCATTATTTCAACATTCCGGGTGTATTCAGGACTGATTTTCCAGACCGTCCCTTGGCCCCTTTCAATTATACAGGTGCACCGCTCACAGCTAATCTTGGAACTACCTTAGGCACCAGGTTGAGTAAGCTGAAGTTCAATTCTACTGTGGAATTAGTGCTCCAAGATACTAATCTCCTCACAGTTGAGTCCCATCCATTCCATCTTCATGGCTTCAACTTCTTTGTCATGGGAAGCGGTGTAGGGAACTTTAACCCGAAGAAAGACCCTGCTAAGTATAacttggttgatccacctgagAGAAATACTGTTGGGGTTCCTACTGGAGGTTGGACTGCTATCAGGTTCAGAGCTGATAATCCAG GTGTTTGGTTCATGCATTGTCATTTGGAACTGCACACAATGTGGGGCTTGAAGATGGCTTTTGTGGTAGAAAACGGCAAGTCAGCAGAAGAATCTATCCTACCACCACCTAAAGACCTTCCTCCCTGCTAG
- the LOC141708978 gene encoding auxin response factor 18-like isoform X1 gives MITFLDSNVNLSETEKCLDSQFWHACAGSMVQIPPVNSKVFYFPQGHFEHSCQNVDFVNSGRVPPYVVCRVLTNRFMADPETDEVYANMRLVPVNGNEVNCEDDGILGNNGSDAQDKPTSFAKTLTQSDANNGGGFSVPRYCAETIFPRLDYSADPPVQTILAKDVHGETWKFRHIYRGTPRRHLLTTGWSTFVNQKKLVAGDSIVFLRAENGDLCVGIRRAKRGIGGNPEITSGWNPAGGNCVVPYGGFSAFLRDDENKLTRYGDGGIPCGSGMSKGKVRAESVIEAATLAANGQPFEVVYYPRASTPEFCVKASQVKSAMQIRWCSGMRFKMPFETEDSSRISWFMGTISSVQVADPMRWPDSPWRLLQVTWDEPDLLQNVKSVSPWLVELVSSMASIHMSPLSPPRKKLRLPQHSDFPLDWQIPIAAFSGNLLGHNSPFNRFPDNTPAGMQGARHTQYGLPLPEFHFNKLQSGLFPPGFSPFGHGCIPTRSSINPTFNKASSSENISCLLSIGNSTPAAKKSDDQKPQQFLLFGQPILTKQDISLSSSGLKVSLVGAGNSSSEGDVDKVSNLSDGDGSASGSGFAIQRHAMRERPSCEGLLRCKGNLQEADANLEIGHCKVFMESEDVGRALDLSLLFSYEELYRKLATMFGTKSSDMLNHVLYRDIRGAVKHIGDESFSDFAKTAKRLTILTDASSNSVGI, from the exons ATGATTACTTTTTTGGATTCAAATGTAAATTTGAGTGAAACTGAGAAATGCTTAGATTCTCAGTTCTGGCATGCTTGTGCTGGCAGTATGGTGCAAATTCCCCCGGTGAATTCTAAGGTCTTTTACTTTCCTCAGGGTCATTTCGAGCATTCTTGTCAGAATGTAGATTTTGTGAATTCGGGTAGGGTTCCGCCTTATGTTGTTTGTAGAGTATTGACTAATAGGTTTATGGCGGATCCGGAGACTGATGAGGTTTATGCTAATATGAGGTTGGTTCCGGTAAATGGGAATGAGGTAAATTGTGAGGATGATGGAATTttaggaaataatggatcagATGCGCAAGATAAACCTACTTCGTTTGCCAAGACGTTGACACAGTCGGATGCTAATAATGGTGGGGGATTTTCGGTTCCAAGATATTGTGCAGAGACAATTTTTCCACGGTTGGACTACTCTGCTGATCCTCCTGTGCAAACTATTCTTGCTAAGGATGTTCATGGTGAAACTTGGAAATTTCGTCATATTTACAGAGGAACACCAAGACGCCATCTATTAACGACAGGATGGAGTACTTTTGTAAATCAGAAGAAGCTCGTTGCAGGTGATTCAATTGTGTTCTTGAGGGCAGAAAATGGGGACCTTTGTGTTGGAATACGGAGGGCGAAGAGGGGAATTGGCGGCAACCCTGAAATCACTTCTGGATGGAATCCAGCAGGCGGAAACTGTGTTGTGCCATATGGTGGGTTTTCAGCATTTCTCAGGGATGATGAGAACAAATTAACAAGATATGGTGATGGAGGAATTCCATGTGGAAGTGGAATGAGCAAGGGAAAAGTGAGAGCCGAATCTGTAATTGAAGCAGCAACCCTTGCAGCTAACGGGCAGCCCTTTGAAGTTGTTTACTACCCTCGAGCAAGCACTCCAGAGTTTTGTGTGAAAGCCTCTCAAGTGAAATCTGCAATGCAAATCCGCTGGTGCTCAGGAATGAGATTTAAAATGCCCTTTGAAACTGAAGATTCATCACGTATAAGTTGGTTCATGGGAACTATATCATCTGTTCAAGTTGCTGATCCCATGCGCTGGCCTGATTCACCTTGGAGGCTTCTGCAG GTCACCTGGGATGAACCTGATTTGCTTCAAAACGTGAAAAGCGTTAGCCCTTGGCTTGTGGAACTAGTGTCAAGCATGGCTAGTATTCATATGTCCCCCTTGTCACCGCCACGAAAGAAGCTAAGACTACCCCAACACTCAGATTTCCCTCTTGACTGGCAAATTCCGATTGCAGCATTTTCCGGCAATCTTCTAGGGCACAACAGTCCTTTTAATCGTTTTCCCGACAACACTCCTGCTGGCATGCAGGGAGCCAGGCACACTCAATATGGTTTACCATTACCAGAATTCCATTTTAACAAATTGCAGTCGGGTCTATTTCCGCCTGGTTTCTCACCTTTTGGTCACGGTTGTATACCTACCAGGTCTTCCATCAATCCAACCTTTAATAAAGCTAGCAGCAGTGAGAATATCTCTTGCTTGTTAAGCATAGGGAACTCAACTCCCGCTGCGAAAAAGTCTGATGACCAAAAACCACAGCAATTCTTACTTTTTGGTCAGCCAATACTCACAAAACAGGATATATCACTAAGCAGCTCTGGTCTTAAAGTCTCACTGGTTGGTGCTGGCAACAGCTCATCCGAAGGAGATGTAGATAAGGTATCAAATTTATCTGATGGCGACGGTTCCGCCTCTGGTTCAGGTTTTGCTATTCAACGCCATGCAATGCGAGAGCGGCCATCCTGCGAAGGACTCCTTCGATGTAAAGGTAATCTTCAAGAAGCCGACGCCAATTTGGAAATTGGTCACTGTAAGGTATTCATGGAATCTGAGGACGTAGGTCGAGCTCTTGATCTGTCTCTGCTTTTTTCTTATGAAGAACTGTACAGGAAACTGGCAACCATGTTCGGCACAAAAAGTTCTGATATGCTGAATCATGTGCTATACCGTGACATCAGAGGTGCTGTGAAGCACATTGGAGATGAATCATTCAG TGACTTCGCAAAAACAGCAAAAAGATTGACAATTCTAACGGATGCCAGCAGCAATAGCGTAGGAATCTAG
- the LOC141708978 gene encoding auxin response factor 18-like isoform X2 produces MITFLDSNVNLSETEKCLDSQFWHACAGSMVQIPPVNSKVFYFPQGHFEHSCQNVDFVNSGRVPPYVVCRVLTNRFMADPETDEVYANMRLVPVNGNEVNCEDDGILGNNGSDAQDKPTSFAKTLTQSDANNGGGFSVPRYCAETIFPRLDYSADPPVQTILAKDVHGETWKFRHIYRGTPRRHLLTTGWSTFVNQKKLVAGDSIVFLRAENGDLCVGIRRAKRGIGGNPEITSGWNPAGGNCVVPYGGFSAFLRDDENKLTRYGDGGIPCGSGMSKGKVRAESVIEAATLAANGQPFEVVYYPRASTPEFCVKASQVKSAMQIRWCSGMRFKMPFETEDSSRISWFMGTISSVQVADPMRWPDSPWRLLQVTWDEPDLLQNVKSVSPWLVELVSSMASIHMSPLSPPRKKLRLPQHSDFPLDWQIPIAAFSGNLLGHNSPFNRFPDNTPAGMQGARHTQYGLPLPEFHFNKLQSGLFPPGFSPFGHGCIPTRSSINPTFNKASSSENISCLLSIGNSTPAAKKSDDQKPQQFLLFGQPILTKQDISLSSSGLKVSLVGAGNSSSEGDVDKVSNLSDGDGSASGSGFAIQRHAMRERPSCEGLLRCKELYRKLATMFGTKSSDMLNHVLYRDIRGAVKHIGDESFSDFAKTAKRLTILTDASSNSVGI; encoded by the exons ATGATTACTTTTTTGGATTCAAATGTAAATTTGAGTGAAACTGAGAAATGCTTAGATTCTCAGTTCTGGCATGCTTGTGCTGGCAGTATGGTGCAAATTCCCCCGGTGAATTCTAAGGTCTTTTACTTTCCTCAGGGTCATTTCGAGCATTCTTGTCAGAATGTAGATTTTGTGAATTCGGGTAGGGTTCCGCCTTATGTTGTTTGTAGAGTATTGACTAATAGGTTTATGGCGGATCCGGAGACTGATGAGGTTTATGCTAATATGAGGTTGGTTCCGGTAAATGGGAATGAGGTAAATTGTGAGGATGATGGAATTttaggaaataatggatcagATGCGCAAGATAAACCTACTTCGTTTGCCAAGACGTTGACACAGTCGGATGCTAATAATGGTGGGGGATTTTCGGTTCCAAGATATTGTGCAGAGACAATTTTTCCACGGTTGGACTACTCTGCTGATCCTCCTGTGCAAACTATTCTTGCTAAGGATGTTCATGGTGAAACTTGGAAATTTCGTCATATTTACAGAGGAACACCAAGACGCCATCTATTAACGACAGGATGGAGTACTTTTGTAAATCAGAAGAAGCTCGTTGCAGGTGATTCAATTGTGTTCTTGAGGGCAGAAAATGGGGACCTTTGTGTTGGAATACGGAGGGCGAAGAGGGGAATTGGCGGCAACCCTGAAATCACTTCTGGATGGAATCCAGCAGGCGGAAACTGTGTTGTGCCATATGGTGGGTTTTCAGCATTTCTCAGGGATGATGAGAACAAATTAACAAGATATGGTGATGGAGGAATTCCATGTGGAAGTGGAATGAGCAAGGGAAAAGTGAGAGCCGAATCTGTAATTGAAGCAGCAACCCTTGCAGCTAACGGGCAGCCCTTTGAAGTTGTTTACTACCCTCGAGCAAGCACTCCAGAGTTTTGTGTGAAAGCCTCTCAAGTGAAATCTGCAATGCAAATCCGCTGGTGCTCAGGAATGAGATTTAAAATGCCCTTTGAAACTGAAGATTCATCACGTATAAGTTGGTTCATGGGAACTATATCATCTGTTCAAGTTGCTGATCCCATGCGCTGGCCTGATTCACCTTGGAGGCTTCTGCAG GTCACCTGGGATGAACCTGATTTGCTTCAAAACGTGAAAAGCGTTAGCCCTTGGCTTGTGGAACTAGTGTCAAGCATGGCTAGTATTCATATGTCCCCCTTGTCACCGCCACGAAAGAAGCTAAGACTACCCCAACACTCAGATTTCCCTCTTGACTGGCAAATTCCGATTGCAGCATTTTCCGGCAATCTTCTAGGGCACAACAGTCCTTTTAATCGTTTTCCCGACAACACTCCTGCTGGCATGCAGGGAGCCAGGCACACTCAATATGGTTTACCATTACCAGAATTCCATTTTAACAAATTGCAGTCGGGTCTATTTCCGCCTGGTTTCTCACCTTTTGGTCACGGTTGTATACCTACCAGGTCTTCCATCAATCCAACCTTTAATAAAGCTAGCAGCAGTGAGAATATCTCTTGCTTGTTAAGCATAGGGAACTCAACTCCCGCTGCGAAAAAGTCTGATGACCAAAAACCACAGCAATTCTTACTTTTTGGTCAGCCAATACTCACAAAACAGGATATATCACTAAGCAGCTCTGGTCTTAAAGTCTCACTGGTTGGTGCTGGCAACAGCTCATCCGAAGGAGATGTAGATAAGGTATCAAATTTATCTGATGGCGACGGTTCCGCCTCTGGTTCAGGTTTTGCTATTCAACGCCATGCAATGCGAGAGCGGCCATCCTGCGAAGGACTCCTTCGATGTAAAG AACTGTACAGGAAACTGGCAACCATGTTCGGCACAAAAAGTTCTGATATGCTGAATCATGTGCTATACCGTGACATCAGAGGTGCTGTGAAGCACATTGGAGATGAATCATTCAG TGACTTCGCAAAAACAGCAAAAAGATTGACAATTCTAACGGATGCCAGCAGCAATAGCGTAGGAATCTAG
- the LOC141706441 gene encoding protein S40-4-like yields the protein MPTSKSYLYFGSEKTSPVSNNDFEFDESDVWDSSHVASSDPRRPFSSARAAKKFIKRNDHGRLDVASASVPVNVIDWSRVLGNEFTSRKAVFEDNKNENDVENERVPPHEYLARTRGASCSVHEGVGRTLKGRDMRMVRNAVWKHTGFED from the coding sequence ATGCCAACAAGCAAGAGCTATCTCTATTTCGGATCAGAGAAAACCAGTCCAGTTTCTAATAATGACTTCGAGTTCGACGAATCCGACGTGTGGGATTCATCTCATGTTGCTTCTAGTGATCCCAGAAGGCCGTTTTCTAGTGCACGCGCTGCGAAAAAATTTATAAAAAGGAATGATCATGGGAGACTTGATGTTGCTTCCGCATCAGTGCCGGTGAATGTGATTGACTGGTCTAGGGTTCTTGGTAATGAGTTTACGAGTCGGAAGGCGGTGTTCGAGGACAATAAGAATGAGAATGACGTGGAAAATGAACGGGTACCGCCCCATGAGTATTTGGCAAGGACTAGAGGTGCTTCATGTTCTGTGCATGAGGGTGTTGGAAGGACTCTTAAAGGGAGGGATATGAGAATGGTGAGAAATGCTGTTTGGAAACACACTGGTTTTGAAGATTAG
- the LOC141708981 gene encoding cytokinin riboside 5'-monophosphate phosphoribohydrolase LOG3-like, whose translation MGSEGEMKLSKFGRICVFCGSSQGKKSSYQDAAIELGQELVSRNIDLVYGGGSIGLMGLISQAVHDGGRHVIGVIPKTLMPRELTGETVGEVKAVADMHQRKAEMARHSDAFIALPGGYGTLEELLEVITWAQLGIHDKPVGLLNVDGYYNSLLSFIDKAVEEGFISPSARHIIVSAPTAKVLVKKLEEYVPRHEIAATKLNWETEQLAYPPAYDIS comes from the exons ATGGGAAGTGAGGGTGAGATGAAGCTATCAAAGTTTGGGAGAATTTGTGTGTTTTGTGGAAGTAGTCAAGGTAAAAAGAGTAGCTATCAGGATGCTGCTATTGAGCTTGGCCAAGAACTG GTATCAAGAAACATTGATCTGGTGTATGGAGGGGGAAGCATTGGGCTAATGGGTTTGATTTCTCAGGCTGTTCATGATGGTGGTAGGCATGTTATTGG GGTGATTCCCAAGACGCTCATGCCTCGAGAG TTAACTGGTGAAACAGTGGGGGAAGTGAAGGCAGTAGCAGATATGCACCAAAGGAAAGCTGAGATGGCTAGGCACTCAGATGCTTTTATTGCCTTGCCAG GTGGTTATGGCACTCTGGAGGAACTCCTTGAAGTAATAACCTGGGCTCAACTTGGTATCCATGATAAACCG GTGGGATTGCTCAATGTGGATGGATACTACAACTCTTTACTGTCATTTATCGACAAAGCTGTGGAAGAAGGGTTTATTAGCCCGAGTGCACGCCATATTATTGTATCTGCTCCAACAGCAAAGGTGTTGGTCAAGAAATTAGAG GAGTACGTTCCCCGCCATGAGATAGCTGCTACTAAGTTGAACTGGGAGACAGAGCAGCTTGCCTACCCTCCTGCATACGATATCTCCTGA
- the LOC141706443 gene encoding laccase-11-like: protein MELWFRWSTALLFLFISCTATSLLADAAIKTYQFDVQVKNFSRLCHAKPIVTVNGMFPGPTVYAREGDQILVNVTNYAQYNLTIHWHGVKQYRNGWADGPAYITQCPIQTGNSYTYNTTVTGQRGTLWWHAHILWLRATVYGAIVIMPKEGTPFPFPQPYREANIVLGEWWNVDIEKMVEQASKLGVPPQRSDAHTINGKPGPLFPCSEKHTFAMEVESGKTYLLRIVNAALNDELFFAIAGHTLTVVEIDAVYTKPFTTNAILIAPGQTTNVLVTSDQSPGRYFMEARPFMDAPINVDNTTATAILQYEGIPNTVLPTLPQLPAQNNTNFALNYTSKLKSLNTPQFPANVPFKVDRHLFYTVGLGLNACPNCLNGAQVTASMNNITFVMPNTGLLQAHYFNIPGVFRTDFPDRPLPRFNYTGAPLTTNLETTLGTRLSKLKFNSTVELVLQDTNLLTVESHPFHLHGFNFFVMGSGVGNYNPMKDPAKFNFVDPPERNTVGVPTGGWTAIRFRADNPGIWFMHCHLEVHILWGMSMAFVVENGKSAEESILPPPKDLPPC from the exons ATGGAACTCTGGTTTAGATGGTCTACAGCACTGCTCTTTCTGTTCATTAGCTGCACTGCAACTTCTCTCTTGGCTGATGCAGCAATTAAGACATATCAGTTTGAT GTTCAAGTGAAGAACTTTAGCAGATTATGCCATGCAAAACCAATTGTTACAGTCAATGGGATGTTTCCAGGGCCTACTGTGTATGCTCGAGAAGGAGATCAGATTCTTGTAAACGTCACAAATTATGCACAATACAATCTGACAATCCATTG GCATGGTGTGAAACAATACCGCAATGGATGGGCTGATGGACCAGCATATATAACACAATGTCCGATCCAGACAGGGAACAGCTACACTTACAATACGACGGTTACAGGCCAAAGGGGAACCTTGTGGTGGCATGCACATATTTTGTGGCTAAGAGCAACTGTTTATGGTGCCATTGTTATTATGCCTAAGGAAGGAACTCCATTCCCATTCCCTCAGCCTTATCGCGAAGCCAACATAGTCTTGG GAGAATGGTGGAATGTTGATATCGAGAAAATGGTTGAGCAAGCCAGTAAGTTGGGAGTACCACCACAAAGGTCAGATGCTCATACCATCAATGGAAAACCAGGACCTCTTTTCCCATGTTCTGAGAAAC ATACTTTTGCAATGGAAGTTGAGTCAGGGAAAACATACCTATTGAGGATCGTTAACGCTGCACTCAATGATGAACTCTTTTTTGCTATTGCTGGTCACACCTTGACAGTAGTAGAAATTGATGCCGTTTACACGAAACCCTTCACCACCAATGCCATTCTTATTGCACCTGGTCAGACCACTAATGTACTGGTAACATCTGACCAGTCTCCAGGCCGTTACTTCATGGAAGCAAGGCCTTTCATGGATGCACCGATAAATGTAGACAACACAACTGCCACAGCAATCTTACAATATGAAGGCATTCCAAATACTGTACTTCCTACCTTGCCTCAACTTCCAGCCCAAAACAACACCAACTTTGCATTAAATTATACAAGTAAACTTAAAAGCCTAAACACTCCACAATTTCCAGCAAATGTTCCTTTTAAGGTTGATCGACACCTGTTTTATACCGTTGGTCTTGGGCTAAACGCCTGTCCCAACTGCCTGAATGGAGCACAAGTAACAGCATCAATGAACAACATAACATTTGTGATGCCAAATACTGGACTCTTGCAAGCTCATTATTTCAACATTCCTGGTGTATTCAGGACCGATTTTCCAGACCGTCCCTTGCCCCGTTTCAACTATACAGGTGCACCACTCACAACTAATCTTGAAACTACCTTAGGCACCAGGTTAAGTAAGCTGAAGTTCAATTCTACTGTGGAATTGGTGTTGCAAGACACTAATCTCCTCACTGTCGAGTCTCATCCATTCCATCTTCATGGCTTCAACTTCTTTGTCATGGGAAGCGGTGTAGGAAACTATAACCCAATGAAAGACCCTGCTAAGTTTAACTTTGTTGATCCACCTGAGAGAAATACTGTTGGTGTTCCCACTGGAGGTTGGACTGCAATCAGGTTCAGAGCTGATAATCCAG GTATTTGGTTCATGCATTGTCATTTGGAAGTTCACATATTGTGGGGCATGAGTATGGCTTTTGTGGTTGAAAATGGAAAGTCTGCTGAAGAATCCATACTACCACCACCTAAAGATCTTCCTCCCTGCTAG